A window of Hordeum vulgare subsp. vulgare chromosome 5H, MorexV3_pseudomolecules_assembly, whole genome shotgun sequence genomic DNA:
CTAGTTTGTGTTGGGAATATGCCtgtagatgattcaaatttctcctGTTTAAGTTTATTCACTATGACTTACGAAACCAATCTGGCCAAGGAATCTGCATGATGACAAAGGAACTATGAAAGAGAGCAGTTAGTTACATTTATATAAAATTGTGTGCCCTTTGATAGTCTCATTGTTGTTAATatctgctagttgttgttttcataTTAGTGAAAACCAACTTGGACGTTGTGGTTCTATTTCCCTTGTTCGGAATGCcatctcaagtttttcttcaatatCTGCAGATGTCTGTAGATCTGAAACGAGGAGAAACTCTACCAATTCATATAAATGTGTCGTTTCCTTCTTTACCATGTGAAGGTCAGTTATTGATTAAATATAATAATATATCCAGTATCAGTTTGCACAAGGTTCCGTTTGGACATCCCTTTGCATAAGGTTCATGGTTTTGATATTTATTTAACGATCTCCTGTTGTCATGCAGTCTTGAGTGTGGATGCAATCGACATGTCCGGCAAACATGAGGTTGACTTGCATACAAATATCTGGAAGGTACCACCTGATATCAGAAGTTTGTTAATTTCAGAGGATGTAACTCAATATGGTAGCAGATGCGCGTATGCTCTACTATGACAGTAGCTGCACTGATTAATAATTACCTCTATTGCTTGTGATGGAGAAACATCTTGTAAATGCACATTCCTACTATCCATGAAGCAGTCCAGTTGTTCTCTTAGGTTAGTGTAGGTTGCAGGGAACATGCACTTTAAGCTGTGGTTCATGTCTTGCTCTTGTGCTGACAATGTTCTTCATACTTCCAGAAAACATTTTCTCAGTAAAATTGCATTGTAGTTTCTTTAAATGGTACTTTTTTAACTATTCAGTATATGTTGCATGTCTAATAATACTTTGCATCCTCCTTTTTCTGATGTATGCAGCTTCGTTTGGATAAGTATGGCCAAATCATTGGTACTGAGTACTTGTCTGATCTAGTTGAAAAGGAGCATGGAACTCATGATCATGGTATATTCCGTTTACTCTATAAAAGGAAAACCACATCTAGCACCAGTACTAAGTTGTCATACAATATAGTCTCCTTTTCAATCCATATTATGTATCCTTTTTCCTCACTATATAAAAACCGTGGCTGCTACTAATCATTATTTTctgatataattatgctttggatTATAATTtggaagtactccctctgtccaaaAATGTAAGATCATTTTCATAGTGCCAAAAATGATCttatattttgggatggagggagtagtatatattTGAAATGGAAGCATGGATTATCGCTCATCAGTATCGTTTATGATGAGAAAAATGTCAATACAACAACATTGATTAATTTGATGGGCAAATATGTTGTGTAGTTagaatttttatttgttgcacagACATGCTTTAGCTAGAAGCCTAGAATATGTGATGTGTGCTAAAATAAATCCAAACATGGGAATAGTGTCTCGGCATAGTTGTGTGCTTTGCCAGTATACTGTACAAATGACGGTACTAACGAATAGAGAAGTGATTGCTACAATTAcctctcactctctctcgctGAGGTTAGCATTGATAGAACTAGGCATCAGGCATAGTTTCAGGCAAGACCAAAGTGAGCAGTCAACTGAGTCCTGCATTCTAGGTAAACAAGGTGCATCTAGGCGAGCACTTGAGCACGCCTAGGCTCTAGGCTATAGCAAAATGCCTAGCGCATAATTGCGCTTAAGCATGCACTTTGCTCAGAAAAGCACAGGGCGGTAGCAAAAATCACAGTTAACGCCTGGCACTTTTTAAAACTTTGTCTGTATTTAGTAGTTGCATCTTGGCAGCTTACTTCTTTGTTCATTGAGTTTTCGATAAAATCACAAAGCTAGTTGCTTTCATAGATTATTGTAAGATTATATTGTGGTGTTTTATTGTGTTCTCAATGTGGTAGCACTtgttctttttttccttctggaAAATGGCTTGCTGCAAGATTATATTGGTGTTTTGTTCTGCATATAATATGCTGATTAAGTTTAAATCAGACCATGGCCATGGGCATGATGTACAAAAGCAGCCTGAGCACACCTTCAACGAAGATGCAGATAAAATGGTTAAGAGTGTCAAACTTGCAATGGAAAATGGCGAAGGATGCCGAGTAAGTTTTTTCTTCATCagtattcattcattttactattGATGATTGTGTTGTGGTCGTCAAGTACATTCTGGTGTTTTTAACAAGTTTATGGCTTCAAACTTTACAGGTGTATGGTGCCTTGGACGTGCAGAGGGTTGCTGGTAACTTCCATATATCGGTGCACGGTTTAAACATTTTTGTTGCAAATCAGGTTATTCATCTAAAACTGCAGATACTTCACTGCTGTTCTTCAATCTGTATATTTTTTATTGTGTAGTATGcattctttatttccagcaggtaagatTCCTAGAATAGAAATTTAAGCTTTTAGGAAACTAGCTAATTTGTAATGTATGCAACAGAGACAACTAACATACATGTTCTTCATAATGAATCATTTAAGTTTTTAGTTGAACATATTTCGGTATAGCCATCTAGGAAATTAGGCGTCTAAATCCCAACAGAAATCACTGAAACAGCCGGTTCTCAGTCTCATCGTAATCTCAGGCATTACCAGCTTAGCTTGGGCAAGTATATTTGTAAAATGGGCGGAGTAAGGTCTTATtgtgtgctattttgaagcaaagCATATTCCAGTGATTGTGTGAGATGAGGGTAACATGAAACATAAAGATGATGACAGGAAAAGAAAGTAGGACAAATTTGCCAGAAAATAACCAAAACCGGTTTCAGGCACGCATAATGGATGTTCTTATATTAAGTTAGAATGGATCGACTTTTCTTTGAGGTCTGTTTATCCATATCGAATTATGTGCCTACGCACATGATATTCATATGGCCCTTTCATTGGCATGTTCTTATATTAAGTTAGAATGGATTGACTTTTCTTTGAGATCTGTTTACATTTCTTCACTCTTTTTTACGCAAGTGATTTCTTATAATGAAACAAATCGTTGTTGTTCATTTTGATCTTTAATTCACAAGCGGTCTTTGTTTTCTTCTCTCAAGTATAGGTGCAGAGATGGCTCTCCCTTTGCTTTCTAGCTGATCATTTCCTATAGATGATTTTCATATCTTGAATCTCTTCATTGCACTGTCCTTCAGTTTCCAGTTGATCATTTCCTATAGATGATTTTTGTTCATCTGGTGCATGCAGATTTTTGATGGGTCAAGTCATGTCAATGTTAGCCATGTTATCCATCGACTGTCCTTTGGTCCAGAATACCCTGGAATTCATAATCCCCTTGATGATACTTCAAGAATACTGCATGACACAAGTGGGACATTCAAATACTATATCAAGGTTAGTGGTCATTCCTTCAGTAGTTTCCCCATTGTTGTCAATAATGTTCAGGCAGCCCGCTTGTAATTGCAACATTTaggggaaataataaattaggccCCTGCTGAAGGGAATATATTCATGAAATAAATTGTACAAATATCCTTTGTATGTGAAGTCATCAGCAGGCCAAAAGGAAGTGTTCCTTTTTCCTTTGTTGACTGGATATTATTTGTACACCAGATGAACGAAAGATCATCTGCTCCCCAGATAGAAATCTAACACTTGATATTCTCTGCAATCAGTTGCGTTTTGTCGGAGACAATGTTGCCATCTGTTATTCAAATTCGATTGATATGCAGGTTGTTCCAACCGAGTACAGATACCTCTCAAAGGGAGTGTTGCCAACAAATCAGTTTTCTGTGACAGAATATTTTGTTCCCATTCGCCCAACTGATAGATCCTGGCCAGGTAACCCCCCTCCCCATTTTGTTCTCAAAGTATGCTATGCTCGTCTCGTTTTAGGACTAATCTGTTTTCCTTCTGCAGCCGTTTACTTCCTGTATGATCTCTCACCAATCACAGTCACCATcagagaagaaagacggaacttcCTACATTTCATAACCCGCCTCTGTGCAGTTCTTGGGGGTACATTTGCAATGACAGGTTTGCTTCCAGCCTACAAGATTGTATTGTTATCATATGCTCGTGTTGTATGATATTCCAATTGCCTGCAGGATGATCTGCACTTTAAATGAGCAAGCAGtaatcattttttttctttggtttcacTTTAAACTGATAGACTCTTCTGCCTTGTGTGGTACAGGAATGCTCGACCGATGGATGTACAGGATCATTGAGTCTAtctcgagctcaaaacctagaAGTGGAATGCGGTAACCGGGCATCCCATGCTGAGCGAAGGAGGCTACTTACTACCCTGTGGCCAGTCAAGTCAGTAGTCGACGATGTTGTTGTCTCAACCAAGTGATCAAAGCACGGTCACCCCCCTGCGGGCCTTCATGTTTTGTCCAGTCCATGCATCTATAACTTAAAAGATATGGTTTTAGTCTTATGATTAATCATGTTAGAGTGGCACTAGTGGCAAGTATACAGTTTTGTTATCAGTGATGCAATGGAGGCGCTAATGATGTCTTGTGGCTGATGAACATACTTTGTGATACATTTAGCTTGTACCATGGAAAAAAGCATATCCTGAGTATGACAAATAGCATGAAATCAACTTTTAAAGGGGATTAAAAGCGTAAACGTTTGAGCTGTATTGCTGTGTGTCGATTGGATGATCTGATAGAGCTGGTCTTGTAACGTTTTTATTGCTTGGGTCACTCACATGTTCATCTGTTAGTTGGGGTTCGCTTGGTTTTTGTTTCATTGTGCAACACCCTggcctaagagcaactctagcagaccct
This region includes:
- the LOC123452557 gene encoding probable endoplasmic reticulum-Golgi intermediate compartment protein 3; this translates as MGRIPSLKNFNAFPHAEDHLLKKTYSGAIVTILGLIVMVTLFAHELTFYLTTYTMHQMSVDLKRGETLPIHINVSFPSLPCEVLSVDAIDMSGKHEVDLHTNIWKLRLDKYGQIIGTEYLSDLVEKEHGTHDHDHGHGHDVQKQPEHTFNEDADKMVKSVKLAMENGEGCRVYGALDVQRVAGNFHISVHGLNIFVANQIFDGSSHVNVSHVIHRLSFGPEYPGIHNPLDDTSRILHDTSGTFKYYIKVVPTEYRYLSKGVLPTNQFSVTEYFVPIRPTDRSWPAVYFLYDLSPITVTIREERRNFLHFITRLCAVLGGTFAMTGMLDRWMYRIIESISSSKPRSGMR